The following are from one region of the bacterium genome:
- a CDS encoding DUF2961 domain-containing protein, translated as MKDFKSFQISSFDTTGGNADCRYIKSGETLTLADIKGPGIITHLWVTVSAEAQFALRNLILKMFWDNELEPSVLTPLGDFFGVGFAEYQHFSSLLIGMTSGGYYSYIPMPFRKSARIQVTNLTGKPVGAFYYHLDYYKLSKLDRNIAYFHAHWRRENPTTLGKDYTILEAKGHGHFIGTVLSMQGLIPSNLWFLEGDEHIYVDDEPNSVWSGTGTEDYFNSGWYFNRGTFSSLFHGLTIKDEEQSKVCAYRFHILDSIPFTKSIRVSIEHGGTNDINADYSSVAYWYQTEPHLPLTLPEDRNPREPFTIYRIQDMIEAESLISTAVISGGILDKQGMGFWSSETGQQWSGSAQAFYRETKPGDSVIFTIPVKRTGTYFLNVYYTQAPDYGILRCSIDGETIGKDFDGYHHSVIPAKPVSYGPIELVTGEHELKFEIIDKNPTSTNYFAGFDGFVLERIVQ; from the coding sequence TTGAAAGATTTTAAATCATTTCAGATTTCTAGTTTTGATACTACCGGCGGAAACGCAGATTGTCGCTATATCAAATCCGGAGAAACATTAACGTTAGCAGATATCAAAGGTCCGGGAATAATCACACATCTCTGGGTAACCGTTTCTGCGGAAGCGCAATTCGCGCTGCGCAATCTTATTCTAAAAATGTTCTGGGATAATGAACTGGAACCGAGTGTATTAACGCCGCTTGGCGATTTTTTTGGCGTCGGATTTGCAGAATATCAGCATTTTAGTTCTCTATTAATCGGAATGACTAGCGGTGGATACTATAGTTACATACCGATGCCGTTTCGAAAGTCTGCTCGTATCCAAGTAACCAACCTAACTGGAAAACCGGTCGGCGCGTTTTATTATCATCTCGATTATTATAAACTTTCAAAATTAGATCGTAATATTGCTTATTTTCATGCCCATTGGCGTCGTGAGAACCCAACAACCCTTGGAAAAGATTATACGATTCTTGAAGCGAAAGGGCACGGGCATTTTATCGGAACCGTTCTCTCAATGCAGGGATTGATACCTAGCAATCTTTGGTTCCTTGAAGGTGATGAACATATTTATGTAGATGATGAACCGAATTCAGTCTGGAGCGGAACCGGTACCGAAGATTATTTCAACTCCGGTTGGTATTTTAATAGAGGAACTTTCTCGAGTTTGTTCCACGGATTAACCATTAAAGATGAAGAACAATCAAAAGTCTGCGCATATCGGTTCCATATTTTAGATTCAATTCCGTTTACAAAATCTATTAGAGTTTCAATAGAACACGGTGGTACGAATGATATCAATGCGGATTACTCCAGTGTTGCATATTGGTATCAAACTGAACCGCATCTTCCGTTAACGTTACCTGAAGATAGAAATCCGCGAGAACCATTTACTATTTATCGAATACAAGATATGATTGAAGCAGAATCTTTGATATCAACAGCGGTAATTTCCGGCGGTATTCTCGATAAACAAGGTATGGGATTCTGGAGTTCTGAAACTGGTCAGCAATGGAGCGGTTCAGCTCAAGCGTTTTATCGTGAGACGAAACCAGGCGATTCGGTTATTTTTACTATCCCAGTTAAACGAACCGGAACATATTTCTTGAACGTATACTATACGCAAGCGCCAGATTACGGGATACTTCGGTGCTCAATTGATGGAGAAACCATCGGGAAAGATTTTGATGGATACCATCACTCAGTTATTCCTGCGAAACCGGTTAGTTATGGACCAATAGAATTGGTTACTGGCGAGCACGAACTCAAATTTGAAATTATCGATAAAAACCCTACATCAACCAATTATTTCGCTGGCTTCGATGGATTCGTTCTTGAACGTATAGTACAATAA
- a CDS encoding LemA family protein: MEGLVIFGAIIFLPILFIIVTYNNLVRLSQMITESWSNVDTELRRRYDLIPNLVETVKAYAKHEREVFEHIAQARAAAVANTGDPASQAMDENKLIKELKSLFAVVENYPELKANQNFLKLQEELVDTEDRIQAARRFYNGNVRDYNTKVQTFPSNLIASIFNFQPKDYFDIESLDVRKPVSVSF, encoded by the coding sequence ATGGAAGGTCTAGTTATATTTGGAGCAATTATCTTTCTACCGATTCTGTTTATCATCGTAACCTATAACAATCTAGTGCGATTAAGTCAGATGATAACCGAATCCTGGTCGAATGTTGATACTGAACTGCGGCGTCGGTATGACTTGATTCCGAATCTCGTTGAAACGGTTAAAGCATACGCTAAACACGAACGGGAAGTGTTCGAACATATAGCGCAAGCGCGAGCGGCTGCAGTGGCTAATACTGGCGATCCAGCTTCGCAAGCAATGGATGAGAATAAACTAATTAAAGAACTCAAATCTCTATTTGCAGTGGTAGAAAATTATCCGGAACTCAAAGCGAACCAAAACTTCTTAAAACTGCAGGAAGAATTGGTTGATACCGAAGACCGAATCCAGGCAGCACGACGGTTCTACAACGGTAACGTTCGCGATTATAATACGAAAGTCCAAACGTTCCCGAGCAATCTCATTGCTTCGATATTTAATTTTCAACCGAAAGATTATTTCGATATTGAATCACTCGATGTCCGCAAACCGGTTTCCGTATCTTTTTAA
- a CDS encoding class A beta-lactamase-related serine hydrolase: MKNIQLLRRRICRLANQFDGKPGIAFKNFATGDEFYLNADERFPTASVIKIPIMVEVFAQAKEKKIKLSDTLTYRKRLKYPGSGVIQFLSDGLNITILDATILMIILSDNTTTNMLLDLVGVKNINRRMEALGLFNTKVFRKAFTKKPEVEPKLCKKYGFGMSTPWEMNHLLELIYYKKIIDKPSCKQMIEIMKNQFYESQLRRWISGSGVWIANKTGAVDGVRNDVGIIHTPNSDWAISVFCKEVTDLSWQIDNQAQVFIAKLSKLIFDYYMG; encoded by the coding sequence ATGAAAAATATTCAATTACTCCGACGTAGGATATGTCGTCTCGCGAACCAATTTGATGGCAAACCCGGAATCGCTTTTAAGAATTTTGCAACCGGGGATGAATTTTATCTGAATGCTGATGAACGCTTCCCAACCGCCTCGGTTATCAAGATTCCGATTATGGTTGAAGTGTTCGCTCAGGCGAAAGAAAAGAAAATCAAACTGTCTGATACCCTCACCTATCGCAAACGATTGAAATATCCAGGCTCGGGCGTTATCCAATTCCTATCCGATGGTCTGAACATAACGATTCTCGATGCAACAATTTTAATGATAATCTTAAGTGATAATACGACAACTAACATGTTGCTTGACCTTGTCGGAGTGAAAAACATCAATCGGAGAATGGAAGCTCTCGGATTGTTCAACACTAAGGTCTTTCGAAAAGCGTTTACGAAAAAACCAGAAGTAGAACCGAAACTCTGCAAGAAATACGGGTTTGGAATGTCAACTCCTTGGGAAATGAATCATCTCTTAGAACTGATTTATTATAAGAAAATTATTGATAAACCTTCCTGCAAGCAAATGATTGAAATAATGAAAAACCAATTCTACGAATCGCAGTTACGTCGGTGGATATCTGGCTCAGGGGTTTGGATAGCGAATAAAACCGGAGCGGTGGATGGCGTGCGTAATGACGTTGGAATCATTCATACTCCAAACTCCGATTGGGCGATTTCAGTTTTCTGCAAAGAAGTAACCGATTTATCCTGGCAAATCGATAATCAAGCGCAAGTTTTTATCGCTAAACTATCCAAACTCATCTTTGACTACTATATGGGATAA